The sequence below is a genomic window from Deltaproteobacteria bacterium.
TCGTCGGGGCTTATGTGCCCTTGCGCGATAGCGCGTGCCGCCGCGTTGGCACCCAGCGTGACCGCATCTTCCCACGGCGGCGCAACGGCCATCTGCTGCGCGCCGATGCCGATGTGAAGTTTTTCGACCGGTACGCCGCGCGCCGCCGCAAGCTGATCGAGTGGCAGCACGTACTCGGGCACGTAGACCCCGAGCTGGTCAATTCCAACTGGTCCAACTGGTCCAACTAGCGCCATCATCCCAACCCCCACACTTCCGGACCCTCGGGTACCACTTCGATCGCGCTGCGCGGCACCAAGCGCGCGCGCTTGCTACGGCGATCGCGCATGACCTGATCTCCGTTGCTGTTGCCGCCGTCGGCCATGCGCGCGCGGGCTTGGCCGAGCGCCATCAGCGGAAAATAGTTCCGATACATGTCGTAGCGCAGGTAGAAGTGCCGCGGGAATCCGGTGCCGGTGAACTGCTCTTCCGGCCACGTGCCGTCGGGTTGCTGCTGCTCGACGAGGTACGCAATGCCGCGCTGTACCTCGACGCTCAGCCCGTCCTCGCCGGCGAGCAGACCAAGCATCGCCCACGCCGTTTGCGACGGCGTCGATTCGCCCTGCCCTGCCGCGCGCTCGTCTGCGTACGAGTGCAGCGACTCGCCCCAACCGCCGTCGGCGTTCTGATGCGCTTTCAGCCATTCCACGGCGCGCCGAACGTGGGGCGCGTTCGGCTTCTCGCCGATGGCGCGCAAGCCCGCCAACACCGACCACGTGCCGTAGATGAAGTTGGCGCCCCAGCGGCCCCACCACGAGCCGTCCGGCCGCTGCGTGCGCAGCACAAACGCATGCGCACGACGCGCGCGCTCGAAGCGCAGGTCGTAGCCGCAGTTGCCCATCAGTTCGAGCAGGCGACCGGTGAGGTCTTCAGTCGGTGGATCGATCATCGCCTCCATGTCGGCGAACGGAATCTGGTTGAGGAACTCGGCGTTGTTGTCGGTATCGAAGGCGCCGAAGCCGCCGTTGCGGCTCTGCATGCCGAGCGTCCAGTTGAGGCCAAAGGCGATCGCGCGCTGCTTGCGCGCGGCGTTGATGCCACTGATTCGCTGCAGCGCCATCAGAATCACAGCGGAGTCGTCGACGTCGGGATACCAATCGTTGGCGAACTCGAACGCCCATCCGCCCGCGTCGAGCTTCGGATTGCAAACGCTCCAATCGCCGGGCTTGAAGATCTGATTGGCGATCAACCAGTCGGCTGCACGCACCAGCGCCGGATGATCCGAGTCGGTGCCGGAATCGAGCAACGCCTTCGCCGCCAGCGCCGTGTCCCATGTCGGCGACACGCAGGGTTGAAACAATAGCTGGCCGTCTCGCTCGACGAGGAAGTCATCGATCGCCTGCACGCCGTTGGCGATTGCCGGATGATCGTCTGGATAGCCGAGTGCGCGCAATGCCATCACCGAGTTGATCATCGCCGGCTGGATGCCGCCCCAGCCACCGTTGACGTCTTGGTGCGACACGATCCAGCGTTCAGCCGCCTGCAGCGCGCGGGCGCGCAGCGGCTTCCACGGACTGCGCCCAACAAACTTCAGCGCGCGGTCGACGGCCAGGAAGAAATTTCGCCAAGTGAACCAGTCGCCACTGGCGGGGAACCCGAGCGCAGTGCGCGTCGGCGGCGCCGTCCACAATTCGCTGACACCGGCGTCGGGCTCGATCGCGATCGACGGCGACTGCGCCATCAGCACAGTGAGCGGCACCACCGTCCCACGGGCCCAACTCGACAGCGCGTAGATATTGATCGGAAACCACGCCGGCAGCAGCACGAGCTCGACCGGCATCGCCGGCAGGCCCCACCGGGGGAACTGTCCGAAGTATGCGAGGAAGATGCGCGTGAAGATGCCCGCCTGCGCCAAGCCGCCGTGGGCCAGGATGAACTCGCGAGCCCGCCGGAATGGCGCGTCGTCGGCAGAATGTCCGGTCAACTTGAGCGCGAAGTACGCTTCGATGGTGTTGCTGAGATGTCCCGGGCCGCCGCGATAGAGCGACCAGCTACCATCACACGCTTGGGTCGCGTGCAGACGATCGACGATGCGCCGCTCACTCGCCGGGCGCCGACCCATGAAGCGATTGAAGATGATGTACTGCGCGTCCATGCTGGCGTTGGCTTCGAGCGGCGCGTGCCAAAAGCCTTCCGGCCGTTGCTCGCGCAAAAGGTAATCGCGACTGCGCCGGATCGCGCCGTCGAGCCGGCCGCGCGCCGGCTCACGCGCGAGCAACGGCGCCGCATTCAGTGATCGTTCCGTTCCCACATGCATCATGCTGTCCCTCAACTCCCCGTGTAGCTTCGTCTGTAATGTCGGTCGAAAACGCGCGCCAGCCGGCCTTGGCAAACGCCCGGACCAATTGCTCGCGACCGTCCGGGCATAGGCAGATCACTGCGCCACCACCGCCACCGCCGGTCAGCTTCGCCCCCAATGCACCGTGCGCACGCGCCAGGGCTACCATCTGTTCGAGTTCATTCGTCGAGACCTCGAGCGCGTGCAGCAGGCCGTGGTTGGTATTCATCAACGTGCCCAGTTCGATGAGATCGCCACGTCCGATGGCCTGCTCCGCGTCGGTCACGAGCCAGTCGATCTCGTCGAACAGCGACTCGTAGCTCTGCGGCGCCGCGTGCCAGCGCGTGCGCAGGGCGGCCACGGCGCGGCGCGTCTCGCGCGGCGCACGCCCAAGAGCGACGACGAGCGGAAGTGGGCGTGCCGCCCGCAGCAGCCATACCTCCGGGATGTCGCCGCGGCGTCGGAAGGCGATCAACCCGCCGTACGCCACCACGCAGTTGTCGATGCCCGACGGCGTACCGTGAAAGATCGTTTCGATCTCGAAAGCCAGCGCGCTCAGTTGTGTGATCGCGATTGGACGCTCGATGCGCGCCGCTAGTGCGCGAATGAGAGCGACACTCAGCGCGGCGGAACTTCCGAGTCCAGCGGCACGCGGCAGGTTCGATTCAACGCGGACGGTAAAGCCGTCATCCGCGCCGCCAGTCATTTGGAGCGCGCGAGCGAGCGCGGGTGCCAAGCGCGGGTCGTCCTCGTTCTCGAAGTGCGCCGGCCCGATCGAGGGAATCAGCGTGACGACCACACGCGGTGTGATCGCTGCGGCGATCGCGCTACGCCCGTACACGACGGCGTGCTCGCCGAGCAGGATGACCTTGCCGGGCGCTGACGCGCGCGGAGTAGTCGCGAGCGGAGTACTCGATGGATCAGCAATTGATGTCTCGGGCGACACGGCGCGCCTCGTCTTCAAGTGCTCGCCAGCAGTCGGTCGCTCAAGCCGAACGAATCAAGAATCTCGCGCGCCTTGCTGATCTTGATCTCACCGCACGCGATCAAGTGTTCAATCACCCGGCCAACCAGCGCCTCGGGCGCTCCGGCAGCGATCGCCACACCGCGAGCGTGCAGCGCCATGTGGCCGCGCTGGATCCCGTCGGTGACCAACGCGCGAATCGCGGCGAGATTCTGACCTAAACCCACGGCCGCCATCACCGCGGCCAATTCACGCGCCGAGTTGACTCCGAGCAACTTGAGCGACAGCTGCACGCGCGGGTTGAGTTGGAGATTGCCGCCCACGATGCCGACCGCGAGCGGCAGCTCGATTGCGCCAGCGAGCGCGTCGCCATCGATGCGCCACTGACTGAGCGGGCGATACTGCCCGCTGCGCGCGGCATACGCGTGCGCGCCGGCTTCAATGCCGCGCCAGTCATTGCCGGTGGCGATCGCGAGTGCGTCGATCCCGTTCATGATGCCCTTGTTGTGCGTGGTCGCTCGATACGGATCGGCATCGGCGAAGGCCCACGCTTCCATCAATCGTTCGGCGACTTCGCGCCCGCCATACTCACCGTCGGCCAGCAGCTCGAAGGGAATGCGCGCGGAGGCGCGTGCCAAGCGCTGATCGGCCAAGTTGGACAGAATCCGCATCCGCGCTTGCCCACCGGTGACGTCTTCGAGCAATGGCGCGAGCGCCTCGGCCATCGAGTTGACCGCGTTCGCACCCATCGCGTCGCCGACGTCGACGAGCAGGTGGACCACCAGCATCGGCCCGCACGCGGTATCGGGTAGCGGACGCACTTCGATGGCGTGGGCACCGCCGCCGCGCCGTTGCATGTTCGGGTGCACGGCGTTGGCCGCGGCGAGCAGCCGCGAAGTTGCCTGCTGTACGCGTGGCACGGACGCGTTCAGGTCCGGAACGTTCACCAATTGGATTTGGCCGATCATCAGCGACGGGGCGGCGTCGGCGGTGAATCCACCGGCATCGCGCACCAGACGCGCGGCGAAGCTGGCGGCGGCGACCACCGACGGCTCTTCGACCGCCATCGGCACGATGTAGTCGCGCCCGTTGATGAGAAAGTTGAGGCCGACGCCGAGTGGGAGGCCGAGCACGCTGACGGCGTTCTCCACCATGTGATCCGCGACATCGAAGGGCAGCGCCGTCGTCGCTTCCAGTTCCGCAAGGTCCGCTGCGCTCAAATCTAGGCGCTCACTCAAGTGCGCCAGACGCTCGCGACGCGATAGGCGGTAGAAGCCGGCGATTCGTGACCCCTGTCCGCGCGGCTGCATCGTTCGCTCGGTCATCCCTTCCCACCTCCACTCTCCACCGCCAACCACGCCTTGATGCGTTCACCGAGCACCAGCGGCTGACAGCTCAGGTCGGCGAGCGTGCGCGATCCGGTCAGCAGCATCGCCGTCTTGAGTCCATTGATGAGTTCGTCCACCCGGAGCGTGGCCGCATCGATGCCGCCATCGCGATAGGCCCGGTAGAGCGGCAGCGCCGCGCCGCACACGCGCGCGCCGAGCGCGAGGGCTTTGGCGATTTCCAAGCCGCTGCGGATTCCGCCGCTGGCGATCAACTCGAGACCGCAGCCACGCAGCATCGCTAGCGACGCGGCGGTGGGAATCCCCCACTCCGCAAATTCTTCGCCGAGCTGACGACTGCGGGCGTTGCCCCGCAGCGTTTCGACTCGTACCCACGATGTACCGCCCGCGCCAGAGACATCAACGTGGCGCACGCCAACGCCGCGCAGCCGCTCACCGACGGTGCGGGAGATGCCACACCCGGTCTCCTTCGCGATCACCGGTACAGTTAGATCGGCACATAACCGCGCGAGCGTTCGATACCCGTCGCGAAAGCCGCGATCGCCTTCGGGCTGGATGAGTTCTTGCGCCGGGTTGAGGTGGACGCAGAGCGCGTCGGCTCTGACGGCCGTGATCAACTGCTGCACCTCGGCGCTCGATTGTTCGCTCGCTTGCCCGATACCGATGTTGGCGAGCAAAAGGGTCGTCGGTGCAAACTCACGGACGGCAAACGTGTCGGCGGTAGCCGGATCTCGCTGCATCACCCGCTGGCTGCCAAGGCCGAAACCGATGCCGCAGCGTTCGGCGACCGTGGCGAGGTCACGGTTGACGGCAAACCCTTCGGCGGTTCCGCCGGTCATACCGGTGATGACGAACGGCGCACGCAGCCGCTTGCCGAGAAACTCGACGCTGATGTCGAGATCATCGAGCGCAAGCTCGGGCAGCGCGTTGTGCAGCAGCTCAACGTCCTCGAACAGCGTCGTCTTGCCGCGATACTCGACGTCCTCGTGCTGACAGAGTTCGAGGTGCGAGTTCTTGCGAGCGCGCAACACGGCCCCGACCTTGTCTCTAGAGGCGGGCAACGCGCACTCCTTCCTGATCGAGATCGAGTGCAAGCGGCGTGATGCCAGCCGCTTGCCAGGCGGCGCGAATGCGCGCGGCCGTGTCGCGGCTTTGCGTAAACGCAATGCCGCAGTCGCCGCCGCCCGCACCGGAGACTTTGGCCGCAGCGCCCTCGTTGCGCGCGATCGTCACCAGTTGGCGAAGAGCCGGTGTGAGTATCGGGAGGCCTAGCTCTCCACCCAAACGATCGAGGGATTCGCCTGCACAGTTGAGCGCGACCAACGAGAGCAAGCCCAGTGCGAGCGAATCGCGGAACAGTTCCACGCACGCCTGACTCTCTTGCACGAACGCGCTCCGGTGAGCCGCGTGGCCATTGCGCGCGGTCAGATAGCGTTGAATCAGATCCGTGGTCGCCGCAGACTCGCCGGTCCAGCCGGCCAACAGCATCGCGGCATCTGGCAACTTCAACCGGCGCACCAGCGGCACTTGATCGCCCTGCGGTTGCACATGGAGCGTACCGCCGTAACAACTGGCTGCGACGTCGGCGCCGCTACCCATCCCGGCTTGCGCAGCGCGGTGCGCCCGCCAGGCGAGCGCGAACACCTCCGCCGGGTCGGGGTCGCGGTCAACAATCGCCAGCAGCGCACCGACAGTGGCGGCGGTAATCGCCGCGCTGCTGCCCAGGCCGATCTTCGTGCCCGCGTGACTGGCCTGAGAACTGATCACATCTATCGCCAACCCAGTACGCGACAACTGCGGCACTGCACGCGCAGCGGCACCGTAGGCCGCCAAGACGAAGCGCAACGGTCCACGAATTGGTGGTGACTGCGCCTCAGGGAAATCGAGCGTGAGCCCGAGATCAGCGGCCGCGATGCGAACCCGGGCAGAGGGGCTGCGGCTGACGCGCACCTCGGCGTAGCGATTCACCGCGCTGACAATCGCTGGGCAACCGTCGAGCACTGCGTACTCGCCGAGCAGAACGAGTTTTCCCGGAGCGCGGGCCACGATACGCTGGCTCATGACATCTCCAGCAGCTCGGCACCGCCCCCCGGTTCGGAAAGCAGAGTGCGTAACACGCCGGTGACGCGTCCGAGCGCATCGCCGACAATGTCTCGTTGGTTGAAGGGGCAGAGCACTTTGACCTGCGGCCCGGCGTCGATAGTGAAGTACGCTTCGATGCCTTCGTCGCGCAGACGCCAAACCCGCTGCATCACCGCGACCGTGGCAGGCGTCCAGTACAGCAGCGGCGGGATACTGGCCATCGCCACTCCGTGCATCTTGAGACAGTTGTGCTCGGCGGCCAGACCAACGCAACGCAGATCGCGATTGCCGATGCCGTCGCGGATCGCATCGAGGTCCGCTTCGTGCGATTCCAGCCAGGTCGGGAAAAATGGCGACTCCTTGACCGCGCGGGCCATGCCTTCGCGCGAGCCCACCCGCTTCTGACCTTCGTCGGTAATCGCGACCACGATACCGATCTGCCACGCAGCCGCGGACGCGATCTGGATCGCATAGGAGTCTTGTCCGTCGCTCGATTCACCAGCAAGCCACTCAACATAGCCACCGTGAATCGAGCGAGCGGCGGATCCGGAACCGCGGCGGGCGAGCGCTGACAGATCGCGATCGCTCAGCGATAGACCCGCCGCACGACTGGTCGACAACGCCAGCGCCGCAAACGTCGACGCCGACGACGCCAGCCCGGCGGCAATTGGGAAGTTGCTCTCGATCTCGATCTCGGCCTTGGCCGAGCAATCCGTAACCTGTCGCACGATATCAATGAAGGCACTGATACGCCGACTTTGCGTTTGATCCGCCGCGGCCCGGTTCACAAAAATCCGGTCGGCTTGCAATCGGGGATGGAAAGACGTCCGGGCCGTGCTCGAGAGCCCGGCCAGCGTCACCGAGATGCTGCCGGTATAAGGAAGATTGAGGGCCTCGATTCGCTTGCCCCAGTACTTCGCCAACGCAACGTTGGAATTTGCTCTGGCTACGGCTTCTTTCACGTTCTTAACCGCTCGGTCAAGCGCCTAATGGAGTCCAGCCCATCCGCCTCAGCATGTGATCACCCAACCCTGACCGAGTGGTCAGCCATCTACAGACCCCCGACCCTGATGTCAAGTCACTCGTCGCCGGATCGGAGCGTTACATCCGCGGTCAGTTCTCTCGATCCGCCATGCCGATAACCTGGCGTACCGGCCCGATCGTTCCGATCGGTCGGTGCGTCGCTTGCCGAGAGCGGGCATGCCACGTGCAGTGTGGCTTGAGTGGCAGGAAGACGAATGGGCGAAACTAGAACTAGCGGTGAAATCAGACTCCTGAAGTTTCTGGTGCAGTGCGGGCTCGTCACGCCGCAAGTGGCCCGCGACGCCGAACTGGCGGCGACCACCGACAAAAAGTCGGTGATCGAATGGCTCGCGCAAAACCGGATCCTCAACGAAGAGGACGTAGCCCATCTGCTCGCCGAGAAGCTCCACATCCCATATGTCAATCTCGCGGCGGTTGCGCTGGACCCGACCGTCCTCGAACTCGTTCGGGAAGAACTCGCGACGCGCCACAGCGTTGTCCCGTTGCGCGCCGGCGGCAACACGCTGATCCTCGCAACCGCGAACCCGCTAGACTGCGATGCGATTCGAGCCATTGAATTCGCCACCGGGCGGCGCGCCCAGCTTGAAGTCGCGACGACCACCGCGATCCGCGATGCGCTCGAACACGCCTATCATCTCGAAACCGCGCTCGACGC
It includes:
- the shc gene encoding squalene--hopene cyclase, yielding MMHVGTERSLNAAPLLAREPARGRLDGAIRRSRDYLLREQRPEGFWHAPLEANASMDAQYIIFNRFMGRRPASERRIVDRLHATQACDGSWSLYRGGPGHLSNTIEAYFALKLTGHSADDAPFRRAREFILAHGGLAQAGIFTRIFLAYFGQFPRWGLPAMPVELVLLPAWFPINIYALSSWARGTVVPLTVLMAQSPSIAIEPDAGVSELWTAPPTRTALGFPASGDWFTWRNFFLAVDRALKFVGRSPWKPLRARALQAAERWIVSHQDVNGGWGGIQPAMINSVMALRALGYPDDHPAIANGVQAIDDFLVERDGQLLFQPCVSPTWDTALAAKALLDSGTDSDHPALVRAADWLIANQIFKPGDWSVCNPKLDAGGWAFEFANDWYPDVDDSAVILMALQRISGINAARKQRAIAFGLNWTLGMQSRNGGFGAFDTDNNAEFLNQIPFADMEAMIDPPTEDLTGRLLELMGNCGYDLRFERARRAHAFVLRTQRPDGSWWGRWGANFIYGTWSVLAGLRAIGEKPNAPHVRRAVEWLKAHQNADGGWGESLHSYADERAAGQGESTPSQTAWAMLGLLAGEDGLSVEVQRGIAYLVEQQQPDGTWPEEQFTGTGFPRHFYLRYDMYRNYFPLMALGQARARMADGGNSNGDQVMRDRRSKRARLVPRSAIEVVPEGPEVWGLG
- the mvk gene encoding mevalonate kinase — encoded protein: MSPETSIADPSSTPLATTPRASAPGKVILLGEHAVVYGRSAIAAAITPRVVVTLIPSIGPAHFENEDDPRLAPALARALQMTGGADDGFTVRVESNLPRAAGLGSSAALSVALIRALAARIERPIAITQLSALAFEIETIFHGTPSGIDNCVVAYGGLIAFRRRGDIPEVWLLRAARPLPLVVALGRAPRETRRAVAALRTRWHAAPQSYESLFDEIDWLVTDAEQAIGRGDLIELGTLMNTNHGLLHALEVSTNELEQMVALARAHGALGAKLTGGGGGGAVICLCPDGREQLVRAFAKAGWRAFSTDITDEATRGVEGQHDACGNGTITECGAVARA
- a CDS encoding hydroxymethylglutaryl-CoA reductase, degradative, which gives rise to MTERTMQPRGQGSRIAGFYRLSRRERLAHLSERLDLSAADLAELEATTALPFDVADHMVENAVSVLGLPLGVGLNFLINGRDYIVPMAVEEPSVVAAASFAARLVRDAGGFTADAAPSLMIGQIQLVNVPDLNASVPRVQQATSRLLAAANAVHPNMQRRGGGAHAIEVRPLPDTACGPMLVVHLLVDVGDAMGANAVNSMAEALAPLLEDVTGGQARMRILSNLADQRLARASARIPFELLADGEYGGREVAERLMEAWAFADADPYRATTHNKGIMNGIDALAIATGNDWRGIEAGAHAYAARSGQYRPLSQWRIDGDALAGAIELPLAVGIVGGNLQLNPRVQLSLKLLGVNSARELAAVMAAVGLGQNLAAIRALVTDGIQRGHMALHARGVAIAAGAPEALVGRVIEHLIACGEIKISKAREILDSFGLSDRLLAST
- a CDS encoding type 2 isopentenyl-diphosphate Delta-isomerase → MPASRDKVGAVLRARKNSHLELCQHEDVEYRGKTTLFEDVELLHNALPELALDDLDISVEFLGKRLRAPFVITGMTGGTAEGFAVNRDLATVAERCGIGFGLGSQRVMQRDPATADTFAVREFAPTTLLLANIGIGQASEQSSAEVQQLITAVRADALCVHLNPAQELIQPEGDRGFRDGYRTLARLCADLTVPVIAKETGCGISRTVGERLRGVGVRHVDVSGAGGTSWVRVETLRGNARSRQLGEEFAEWGIPTAASLAMLRGCGLELIASGGIRSGLEIAKALALGARVCGAALPLYRAYRDGGIDAATLRVDELINGLKTAMLLTGSRTLADLSCQPLVLGERIKAWLAVESGGGKG
- the mvaD gene encoding diphosphomevalonate decarboxylase translates to MKEAVARANSNVALAKYWGKRIEALNLPYTGSISVTLAGLSSTARTSFHPRLQADRIFVNRAAADQTQSRRISAFIDIVRQVTDCSAKAEIEIESNFPIAAGLASSASTFAALALSTSRAAGLSLSDRDLSALARRGSGSAARSIHGGYVEWLAGESSDGQDSYAIQIASAAAWQIGIVVAITDEGQKRVGSREGMARAVKESPFFPTWLESHEADLDAIRDGIGNRDLRCVGLAAEHNCLKMHGVAMASIPPLLYWTPATVAVMQRVWRLRDEGIEAYFTIDAGPQVKVLCPFNQRDIVGDALGRVTGVLRTLLSEPGGGAELLEMS